The window TCACCAGAAAACCGAGTGTGCCGGCCACGCCCCAGCCGTAACTCCAGCCGAAGTATTCACCGGAAATCACCAGCCCGACCGCAATGCCCCACAGATGCAGCGTGCCCAGCGTGGGTTTGAGTTGTGTGTTCATGCGTTGCTCCCTGAACGGTTTGGAAAGCTCGGGGAGGCGTGTGCAGTGGGCGTGCCAGTGTTGTGAGAGCGGTCGTAAAGTGCAGAAAGGCGTCGTATCGAGGATGTTCGCTGTTGAATGCAGGCTTTTTGGTGCGCCAGTTGGGGGCAGCGGTGTTTGTTATGCCGCCATCGCGAGCAGGCTCGCACACATTGGAATGCCGTCGTCCATATAACGCCGAACTCCTGTGGGAGCGAGCCTGCTCGCGATGAGGCCGGCCGGAACACCGCTGTAACAAAGCTATAAACCCACTCTTTACGCATTCTTTATTCCCCGCCACACCCCTCGCTCTCGTTCCTTTACAGCCTCCCTGCCGACAATGGATCCACACGCGGCAATACGCCGTAACACGGAGAATTTCCATGAGCGTTCTGGACGGAGTGTCGCTGCTATTGGCAGTGGGGCTGTTCATTTATCTGTTGGTTGCGCTGTTGCGCGCGGACCGGAACTAGGAGCGGCTATGCACAGTTATGACTATTGGCTGATCCTCGCCTTCTTCGCCCTGGTGCTGATTCCGGCACCGTTTCTGGGGCGCTTCTACTACAAGGTCATGGAAGGTCAGCGCACCTGGCTTTCGCCGATTCTCGGACCGGTGGAGCGTGGATGTTACCGAGTGGCCGGCGTTGATCCGCAGGCCGAACAGAGCTGGCAGAAATACACCCTGGCCTTGCTCGCCTTCAACCTTGCGGGCTTTTTGCTGTTGTTCACGATCCTGTTGTTTCAGGATCACTTGCCACTGAATCCGCAAAACCTGCCGGGCCAGGAGTGGACGCAAGCGTTCAACACCGCCGTCAGCTTCATGACCAACACCAACTGGCAGTCCTACAGCGGCGAAGCGACCCTCAGCTACCTGAGTCAGATGGTCGGCCTCACCGTGCAGAACTTCGTCAGCGCCGCCACCGGCCTCGCCGTGCTGGTCGCCCTGTGTCGCGGGATCGGTCGCAAGTCGAGCAAGACCCTCGGCAACTTCTGGGTCGACATGACCCGCGCCACCCTCTACGGCTTGCTACCGCTGTGCCTGCTGCTGGCGCTGTTTCTGGTCTGGCAGGGCGTGCCGCAAACCTTCGCTCAGTACGTGAATGCCGTGACGATGCAAGGCATCGATCAGGTGATCCCGCTCGGCCCGGCCGCCAGCCAGATTGCGATCAAGCAACTGGGCACCAACGGCGGTG of the Pseudomonas frederiksbergensis genome contains:
- the kdpF gene encoding K(+)-transporting ATPase subunit F, giving the protein MSVLDGVSLLLAVGLFIYLLVALLRADRN